The sequence TGTGCACATAGACAGCCCTAACTTCAGGCAGGTGGAACAGATACTGGATATATTGCCAATGTTTATTTCACCGCCCAGCGAAATTTCCTGATACCGATTCCGGCAAAAACGACCGCATAGATCAGGCAGAACGCCAGCGCCTGGGTACTAGTGGTATCCCAGTGTCCTGGCTGCATGCCTGTACTGATGATCGCCTTCACTGTTCCATAAGGTGACCAGATGGACACCGTTTTTAATTTATCACCCAGTGTACCCAGTTCACCCAGCATACCTACCATGATAAACACAAAGTAGATCATCCTGGTAGCGCCATTCACTGACTCTGGATTGGTGATAAGCCCCGTGATCAGTTGGCCGAGACTCAGGTAAACAGCACCACCTATTAAAGCGGTAAAGAAGGTGACCACATAGCCCTGTGTAGAAATCGTGATGCCATCAAAATAATAACCACTCACGAAAATTAGGATCGTTAACACAAAGATCATCATGAGCTGCACGAGCAACTTGCTGGCCATAATCAAGGCAGGGTTAAAAGGGGCGACCCGTAGCCGCTGGAACACGCCTTTGTCCCTGTCGCGGGATATGGTGGCTGAGTAGCCCATGAGGCCAATGGAGATCAAACCTAAAGTGAGGCAGGTACTTAATACGAAGTAAGGGCCGATTTTGGCAACTGCATTTTTCCAGCAGAAGAGGATAAATACAGGGATCAGCAGGACCATGAAAACCGCTCTGCGGTTACGCCATTGAATAAGGAGGTCTGCTTTGAATAAGGCTTTGAAAACATTAGTAGAAGAAGGTAGCATATAAAAGAATATTTTGTTTCATTTAAAAGCCGGCCGCAGGCCACGCCTCGGGTCTGACCAAAAAGGTTATCCCCTCTCGGGTAGGTGATGGAGCCGAAATTGCTTTTACGCAATTCTGAACGCCTTCATTTTACTTTTTAGTCAGGCCCGAATATTTCTAAAATCTAACCGCCCGTCCGGTCAGGGCAATAAATACATCCTCGAGTGTAATCTTCCCTTTCCTTGATACACTCACCACCTCCGGATCATCCCTATATTTCTCTATCAACCCTTCTGGCGTATCAATCGTCAACACCCTTCCATGATCAATAATTGCCAATCTATCACACACTGCCTCGGCCTCCTCCATACTATGTGTAGTCAACACCACCCCATTCCCGTTTTCCCTGATAGCCTCTATCTTCTCCCACAGGTTTCTCCTCGATTGTGGGTCCAGCCCTGTCGTTGGTTCATCCAGCAACACCAGTTTAGGATTGTGAATAGTAGTAATAAGCAAACTCACCCTTTGTTGCTGTCCACCTGACAATTCAGACATTTTCTTATGGGGAGGTATTTCTCCCAGCTTTTCCAACCGTGGTTCCACCCCATATAATCCTGCATACAAACTAACGATCTCCGCCACTGTCAGCTCCGGTTGAAAACTGGTGCTTTGCAGTTGTACCCCCATATTAGCTTTTGCAAGCAGCGGCTGCTGTCGTATATCGTAACCGGCTATATGGACCTGCCCGGATTGTGGACGAAGTAAACCTTCAATCGCGCTAAGTGTACTGGTTTTCCCGGCCCCATTCGGACCGAGCAACCCAAAGATTTCACCTGCCTTTACATCGAACGAAACATCCTGTACGGCGTGCAGGGAACCATACCTGACATTAAGCCCGGATACGGTGAGGATACTGTTTTCCATGAGAGTGAATTATTAAACAAATTTGCTATTCTTCCGGTAAAAGCACAATAGAAGAGAGGTTAATACGACTAATATTGCCGGTGAAAATGGGGTTAACTTCGGTAAACATTATATTTTTACCGCTTATTTTTCTACCTTACCTCCTCACGTTATTATTGTACTCAAGTCTCAACGAATGAAAATCAATTTCCTCGCGGGTTGTACCCTTGCCGTATTATCCATACTCCCGGCAAGGGCCCACATCTCTCCACATGCGGACTCCTACCATCCCCCCGTGTACACCACCCTACCTCTTGGTAGCATCAAGCCAGCCGGTTGGCTCCGCCACCAGCTCCTCATCATGCGGGACGGCTCCACAGGTCACCTGGACGAATACTATGCTAAATTAAAAAACGACAATGGCTGGCTCGGCGGCAAAGGCGACGGCTGGGAAGAAACGCCCTACTGGCTTGACGGCGCCCTTCCTCTCGCTTATCTCCTTGACGACAAAGCATTAAAAGAAAAAGTTCTCCGCTACGTCAACTGGACCCTCGACCACCAGCGCCCCAGCGGCTACTTCGGCCCTCTCACCGGTGCTGAAAGAGAAAAACACACCAGCGTAGAAGTTGCCAACGCCACCGACGGCGACGACTGGTGGCCCAAAATGGTCATGCTCAAAGTACTGCAGCAATACTATTCCGCCACCGGCGATCAGCGTGTCATCACCTTCATGACCAAATACTTCCAGTACCAGCAGAAAGCCCTCGACATTGCCCCCATCGGCAAATGGACTGACTGGGCAGCTTCCAGAGGTGCGGACAATGTAATGATGGCCCAATGGCTCTACAGCATCACCAAAGATCCCTCCCTCTTACAACTGGCAGACAAGATCGAACAGCAATCCTTTCCCTGGACCCGCTGGATGGGTGGCCATGAATGGGTGATCAGCACCACCACCTATGCCCACATGGGCAACTGGATGAACCGTCACGGTGTGAACGTAGCCATGGCCCTGAAATCGCCCGCTATCAACTACCAGCGTACCGGCGATCCGCAGGACTTACAGGCACTCCACACCGGCTGGCATGACCTCATGACCGTTCATGGTCTGCCCATGGGCATCTTCAGCGGCGATGAAGACCTGAATGGTAATGAACCTACTCAGGGTATTGAGCTCTGCGCCATCGTAGAAGCCATGTACTCATTGGAAAACATCATCTCCATCACCGGCGATGTTCACTACATGGATGCATTGGAAAAAATGGCCTTCAACGCCCTGCCTACGCAGACAACAGATGACTATAATAACAAACAATACTTTCAGGTAGCCAACCAGGTACAGATCAGCAAAGGCGTATTCGATTTCTCCCTGCCTTTTAGCAGAGAAATGTGTAACGTACTCGGTCCCAGAAGCGGTTATACCTGCTGCCTTGCAAATATGCATCAGGGCTGGACAAAGTTCACTGCTCAACTCTGGTACAGCACACCAGACAACGGCATTGCCGCCCTGTCTTATGCACCAAATGACCTGACCACCAAAGTTGGCGCAGCGCAAACGGAAGTGACGATACATGAAGCCACTACTTATCCTTTCAATGATGAGATCAGCTTCACGCTTTCATTGAAAAAAACAGCGAGCTTCCCATTACAGTTACGCATCCCTGCATGGTGTAAAGATGCTACCATTCTCCTGAATGGACAGCCACTCCGCAAGGACACCGGCAATCAGGTGATCACCATCAACCGGAGCTGGAAAAACAACGACAAACTGGTATTACAATTACCAATGGATATCACCACTACTGTATGGGGCCGACATTCCCGCGCCATAGAAAGAGGCCCGCTGGTATACGCCCTGAAACTGAATGAAAGCTGGGAGAAAGCGACGGACGAAGTAGAAGGCGAATACTTCAGTGTATATCCTACAGACAAATGGAACTATGCGCTGATCAGGGACAATGTGGATAAACCTGCTGCTCATTTTAAAGCAGCTGTGGTAAAACAGGTAGACGACCAGTTCGTATGGAATCTGGCACATGCTCCTGTCACCATCACCGTACCGGCCAAATCCATCCCTTCCTGGAAAGAACTGAATGGTGTGGCCTTTCAGCCACCTACCGACAGGGAAGGTATTTACAAAGGAAAAGTAGACAATACAGTACAGGATATTACGCTCGTGCCTTATGGTTGTACCAAAGTACGCATCGTAGCTTTCCCTGTAGTGCCATAAATCACAAAAAAAACAGAAACCTTGCAACGTATTTTATTTTGCCTGCTATGTTGCCTGCCCGGTTTCCTGTATGCACAGGTCAACTGGTCAGGTAGCTGGATCACGAATACCACAGATACCACTATCACAAAAGCACCTTTTTTCAGGAAAGTATTTCATACGGGTAAGCCATTGCAAAGTGCAGTCGCTTACGTATCCGGTGTAGGGTATCATGTGTTGTATGTAAACGGAAAACCTGTCACCGATGCCGTGCTGGAACAGGGCTATACCCGCTATGACAAAAGATTGCTGTACAACACCTACGACATTACCGCCCTGTTGGCTAATGGAGACAACGTCGTAGCAGCAGAACTGGGAAATGGCTGGTACAATGTACAATCCCATGCAGTATGGGAATTTCACAAAGCACCGTGGCGCAATACACCCCGCATGCTCATCAACATCCTGCTCATCTACAAAGATGGTAGTAAAGAAACCATCGTTACGGATCGTAGCTGGAAGTGCACCACCGGACCTAGCCAGTACAACAACCTGTACACCGGCGAAATCTACGATGCCCGGGCAGAACTACCGGGCTGGAACAAGCTGGGGTACAATGATGCCAGCTGGCAGACCGCCCTTGAAACCCATTCTCCCGGTGGTGTACTGGTGCCACAGGAAATGCCTTCTATTAAGATCATCAGGCGTATCAAACCTGTAAGTGTAAAACAGGTAGATAAGGATGAATATCTCTTCGATATGGGCCAGAACTTTGCCGGCGTTGTGACCTTAAAAGTAAAAGGTACAGCAGGTACTAAAGTGACCCTTTCCTACAGAGAGGTATTGAAAGATGGTAAAATAGACCTTGCTCATAACACAGAACACATGCGTAGCTGGCCGGGTGAACTGCCTTTCCAGACAGATGTGTATATCTTAAAAGGGAACGGTGGTATCGAAACTTTCACACCGCAATTCACCTATCATGGCTTTCAGTATGTATCAGTGAAAACTGATGCAAAACTGGATAAGAATGCCATCGAAGGCCTATTCTACAGTACAGACTTTGAAGAAGCCGGTCATTTCACCAGCTCTGATCCTATGATCAATAAGCTGTACGAAGCAGCCCGTCAATCTTACAGAAGCAATTTCCTCAGTATTCCTACCGACTGTCCACAGCGTGAAAAGAACGGCTGGACGGCTGATGCGCATATCTCCGCAGAAATCGGTCTGTGGAATTACAAATCTGCACCGGGTTATCGCAAGTGGCTGAATGACATCCGGGATGCGCAGACACCGGATGGATCTATTCCAGGTATCGTTCCTTCCAATGGCTGGGGCTATGACCGCAAGGACTTTACCTTTGGTCCGGCATGGGGTAGTGCACTGCCCATCATCACCTGGTATTTATACCTCTATGAAGGCGACACCGCTGCGATAAGAGAGAACTACGATGCGATCAAAAAATACACTGACCTGCTCACCAGCGAAGCGCAGAACCATATCTTCAAAATGGGCCTGGGCGACTGGATGTCATTGGTAGAAACCCCCGTGCCATTTACATCTACAGCCTGTTATTACACCGACGCGGTGCTGGTGTCTAAAATGGCACGTGTATTAGGTAAAGACGAAGATGTGACTGCATATACTGCACTGGCAGAAAAGATCAGTGCTGCTTTCAACAAGGAGTATTATAATACGCAGACCATGCAGTACAATGTGACCACTGCCACGGCTCTCAGTACCACTGTATACCACGAGCTGGTGCCAAAGCCTGCGTTGACTAAAACAGTAGAGCAACTGGCAAAGAAGATCACAGACAACCATTATCATGCTGATTTCGGCGTATTAGGTACCAAATATGTGCTGCCTTCACTCAGTGATAACGGACATGTAGAACTGGCTATGAAAATGCTGACAGATACAGGTTATGCAGGTTGGGCACACTGGATTGCAAACGGTGCCACTTCCTTGTTCGAAGACTGGCCGGGGGAATTATCACACAATCATATCTTCTTTGGAGACTATTGTGCATGGTTCTACAAAACATTGGCGGGTATCCGTCCGGATGAAACAGCGCCCGGGTTTAAGCATTTCTTTATTCAACCCTCATTTGTGTCTCAGCTCACTTTTGCAAAGGCTGATTATCAATGCCGCTATGGTAAGATCGTCTCTTCCTGGAAGCGGAATGGGAAACAGGTGATGTTGGAAGTGGAAGTACCCGCAAATACAACCGCGACATTAAAATTACCAGGTAAGAAAGATCAACTTTTACAACCGGGGAAACATAAGCTAACTATATAAAAAAAACGAGGCTGACTAAAAGTAAAATGAAGGCACTGAGAGTTGCGTAAAAGCCATTTCG is a genomic window of Chitinophaga sp. LS1 containing:
- a CDS encoding ABC transporter permease; amino-acid sequence: MLPSSTNVFKALFKADLLIQWRNRRAVFMVLLIPVFILFCWKNAVAKIGPYFVLSTCLTLGLISIGLMGYSATISRDRDKGVFQRLRVAPFNPALIMASKLLVQLMMIFVLTILIFVSGYYFDGITISTQGYVVTFFTALIGGAVYLSLGQLITGLITNPESVNGATRMIYFVFIMVGMLGELGTLGDKLKTVSIWSPYGTVKAIISTGMQPGHWDTTSTQALAFCLIYAVVFAGIGIRKFRWAVK
- a CDS encoding ABC transporter ATP-binding protein, which codes for MENSILTVSGLNVRYGSLHAVQDVSFDVKAGEIFGLLGPNGAGKTSTLSAIEGLLRPQSGQVHIAGYDIRQQPLLAKANMGVQLQSTSFQPELTVAEIVSLYAGLYGVEPRLEKLGEIPPHKKMSELSGGQQQRVSLLITTIHNPKLVLLDEPTTGLDPQSRRNLWEKIEAIRENGNGVVLTTHSMEEAEAVCDRLAIIDHGRVLTIDTPEGLIEKYRDDPEVVSVSRKGKITLEDVFIALTGRAVRF
- a CDS encoding beta-L-arabinofuranosidase domain-containing protein, translated to MKINFLAGCTLAVLSILPARAHISPHADSYHPPVYTTLPLGSIKPAGWLRHQLLIMRDGSTGHLDEYYAKLKNDNGWLGGKGDGWEETPYWLDGALPLAYLLDDKALKEKVLRYVNWTLDHQRPSGYFGPLTGAEREKHTSVEVANATDGDDWWPKMVMLKVLQQYYSATGDQRVITFMTKYFQYQQKALDIAPIGKWTDWAASRGADNVMMAQWLYSITKDPSLLQLADKIEQQSFPWTRWMGGHEWVISTTTYAHMGNWMNRHGVNVAMALKSPAINYQRTGDPQDLQALHTGWHDLMTVHGLPMGIFSGDEDLNGNEPTQGIELCAIVEAMYSLENIISITGDVHYMDALEKMAFNALPTQTTDDYNNKQYFQVANQVQISKGVFDFSLPFSREMCNVLGPRSGYTCCLANMHQGWTKFTAQLWYSTPDNGIAALSYAPNDLTTKVGAAQTEVTIHEATTYPFNDEISFTLSLKKTASFPLQLRIPAWCKDATILLNGQPLRKDTGNQVITINRSWKNNDKLVLQLPMDITTTVWGRHSRAIERGPLVYALKLNESWEKATDEVEGEYFSVYPTDKWNYALIRDNVDKPAAHFKAAVVKQVDDQFVWNLAHAPVTITVPAKSIPSWKELNGVAFQPPTDREGIYKGKVDNTVQDITLVPYGCTKVRIVAFPVVP
- a CDS encoding glycoside hydrolase family 78 protein translates to MQRILFCLLCCLPGFLYAQVNWSGSWITNTTDTTITKAPFFRKVFHTGKPLQSAVAYVSGVGYHVLYVNGKPVTDAVLEQGYTRYDKRLLYNTYDITALLANGDNVVAAELGNGWYNVQSHAVWEFHKAPWRNTPRMLINILLIYKDGSKETIVTDRSWKCTTGPSQYNNLYTGEIYDARAELPGWNKLGYNDASWQTALETHSPGGVLVPQEMPSIKIIRRIKPVSVKQVDKDEYLFDMGQNFAGVVTLKVKGTAGTKVTLSYREVLKDGKIDLAHNTEHMRSWPGELPFQTDVYILKGNGGIETFTPQFTYHGFQYVSVKTDAKLDKNAIEGLFYSTDFEEAGHFTSSDPMINKLYEAARQSYRSNFLSIPTDCPQREKNGWTADAHISAEIGLWNYKSAPGYRKWLNDIRDAQTPDGSIPGIVPSNGWGYDRKDFTFGPAWGSALPIITWYLYLYEGDTAAIRENYDAIKKYTDLLTSEAQNHIFKMGLGDWMSLVETPVPFTSTACYYTDAVLVSKMARVLGKDEDVTAYTALAEKISAAFNKEYYNTQTMQYNVTTATALSTTVYHELVPKPALTKTVEQLAKKITDNHYHADFGVLGTKYVLPSLSDNGHVELAMKMLTDTGYAGWAHWIANGATSLFEDWPGELSHNHIFFGDYCAWFYKTLAGIRPDETAPGFKHFFIQPSFVSQLTFAKADYQCRYGKIVSSWKRNGKQVMLEVEVPANTTATLKLPGKKDQLLQPGKHKLTI